The Devosia sp. YIM 151766 genome includes a region encoding these proteins:
- a CDS encoding cobalamin-independent methionine synthase II family protein: MAHKILTTHVGSLPRSKQVTDLVFAREAGVPVDEAGFNAIIATAVNEIVARQKAAGIDLPSDGEMSKISYATYIKDRLTGFDGDSSRQPPADLEMFPSFLKRQASTGGTPTYRRPKCVGPIAVRSLEPLRNDIAAFQSALKAHDYAGGFMNSATPGVIALFQPNEFYASQDDYLEAVAEGMRVEYEGIVEAGFILQLDAPDLGLGRHMMYKDLDDDGFLKAAGRHIEVMNHALRNIDGHKVRMHVCWGNYEGPHICDIALRKILPELLKAKPRALLFEGANPRHAHEWIDWKSVELPDDYLLIPGVIDSTSNFVEHPELIAQRLQNYIDIVGHQRVIAGTDCGFSTFAGFGAVDSEIVWAKLKALSEGAEIASRMN; the protein is encoded by the coding sequence ATGGCACACAAGATCCTCACCACCCATGTCGGCTCCCTGCCCCGCTCCAAGCAGGTGACGGACCTTGTGTTCGCCCGCGAAGCCGGTGTCCCCGTCGACGAGGCCGGCTTCAATGCCATAATCGCGACGGCGGTGAACGAGATCGTCGCCAGGCAGAAGGCGGCAGGCATCGACCTGCCGTCCGATGGCGAGATGAGCAAAATCTCCTACGCCACCTATATCAAGGACCGGCTGACCGGCTTTGATGGCGACAGTTCGCGGCAGCCGCCGGCCGACCTGGAAATGTTCCCCAGCTTCCTGAAGCGCCAGGCCAGTACGGGCGGCACGCCGACCTATCGCCGTCCCAAATGCGTCGGGCCGATCGCGGTCAGGAGCCTCGAGCCGCTGCGCAACGACATCGCGGCCTTCCAGTCGGCGCTCAAGGCTCACGACTATGCCGGGGGCTTCATGAATTCGGCCACGCCGGGGGTCATCGCGCTGTTCCAGCCCAATGAATTCTATGCCAGCCAGGACGATTATCTCGAAGCGGTCGCCGAAGGCATGCGTGTCGAATATGAGGGCATCGTCGAAGCCGGCTTCATCCTGCAGCTCGACGCGCCCGATCTCGGGCTCGGCCGGCACATGATGTACAAGGATTTGGACGATGACGGCTTCCTCAAAGCAGCCGGCCGCCATATCGAGGTGATGAACCATGCGCTTCGCAATATCGACGGCCACAAGGTGCGCATGCATGTTTGCTGGGGCAATTACGAGGGCCCGCATATCTGCGACATCGCGCTGCGGAAAATCCTGCCGGAACTGCTGAAAGCCAAGCCGCGCGCCCTATTGTTCGAAGGCGCCAATCCGCGCCACGCGCATGAATGGATCGACTGGAAAAGCGTCGAGTTGCCGGACGATTACCTGCTGATCCCCGGCGTCATCGATTCCACCTCCAATTTCGTCGAGCATCCCGAACTGATCGCGCAGCGTCTGCAAAATTATATCGACATTGTCGGCCACCAGCGGGTGATTGCCGGAACCGATTGCGGCTTCTCGACCTTTGCCGGGTTCGGCGCTGTGGATAGCGAAATCGTCTGGGCCAAACTGAAGGCCCTGAGCGAAGGCGCGGAGATTGCGAGCCGCATGAACTGA